DNA from Parageobacillus thermoglucosidasius:
CACCATTGTGGTGACGGTCGTGATTCTTGTTTTGCTTGTACAGGGCGTGCAATCGCTGGGGAATTTGATCGAGAGAAAAATCAGAAGAATGTAGTCAGCATTCATGAGAGAGGTGGGGAAAATGGTGAAAAAAGCATTTATCTCTATTCTTGCTTTTATTTTAGTGTTTAGTTTGGCGGGATGTGGAAAAACAGCCGGGAGTGAAGCGAAAGATAAAAAAATTAAAGTTGGCATTCGCAGCTCGGAATTGCGGACATGGGAATTTATTAAAGAGAAAGCAAAAAAAGAAGGACTAGATCTTGAATTGGTTACTTTCAACGCATCGGTTGATCCCAATCAAGTGCTGGCTGAAGGGGATATTGATGTCAATGCGTTTCAACATATTGCCTATTTAACGAGTTTCAATGAAAAAAACGGTACAGATATTGTCCCGATTGGAACGACGATTATCGCACCGTTAGGCCTTTATTCCAAAAAATATAAGTCTCTTGATGAGATACCGAAAAATGCCAAAATCGCGGTGCCAAATGATGCAACGAACTGGGGCCGTGCCTTGCTTTTATTGCAAGAAGCAAAGCTAATCAAGGTAGTAGATAATTTCGATGGAAACGGCGGAGTGGACAAAATCAAAGAAAATCCAAAAAACATCGAGATTGTTCCTGTGGATGGGGCGGCTACACCGCGGGTCATGGATGATGTTGATGCATCTATTATTAACAACGGTGTAGCGGTGGAAGCAGGATTGTATTTAAAAGATGCCATTATTCATGAAAGCGCGACTGCAAAACCGTATATCAACGTGATTGCGGCGCGGAAAGAAGACGCCGATCGCCCTGAGTTGAAGAAACTGGTCAAAATCTATCAAACAGATGAAGTGGCGAATTTCATTAAGAAAACGTATAAGGGAAACTACATTCCAACGTTTATTCCGTTAGAAGAGTTAAAAACATTTAAAGACGCTTATAAAAATTAATCCATTATTGGAGGGGATGAAATTGGCAAAGAAAAAGCAGATTAAGCTGGCTGCCTACTTGATTGGAACGGGGATGCATATCGCTTCGTGGCGCCATCCGGACGCCCAACCGACTGCAAGTATAGATGTTCAGCACTTTATCAAACTCGCGCAAATTGCCGAACGAGGCAAATTTGATATGGTGTTTCTCCCAGATAGCCTGGCGATTAACGAGGATTCCCATCCAAACATTTTAAACCGATTCGATCCGGTTGTTTTAATTACAGCGATTGCGACTGCAACATCAAAAATTGGCCTCGTTGCAACAGCTTCAACTTCTTACGGAGAACCGTATATCCTGGCACGGCAATTCGCCTCTGTCGACCATGTTAGTAACGGGCGTGTTGGCTGGAATGTCGTTACAACAGGAGATGCGACAGGCGCTACGGCGCTTAACTTTAGCAGAACGGAGCACTATAAACACGATGAGCGCTACCGGCGAGCAGAAGAATTTGTTGATGTCGTTCAAGGGCTGTGGGATTCTTGGGAGGATGATGCCTTTGTCTTTGACAAGGAGAAAGGAGTATTTTTTGATCCTGAAAAGCTCCATACGCTTGATTACAAAGGACAGTATTTCTCCGTCCGTGGCCCTCTTAACATTGCCCGTTCGAAACAAGGACATCCGGTCATCGTGCAGGCCGGATCGTCAGAACCAGGCCAGCGGTTAGCTGCAAGAACGGCAGAAGTCG
Protein-coding regions in this window:
- a CDS encoding MetQ/NlpA family ABC transporter substrate-binding protein gives rise to the protein MVKKAFISILAFILVFSLAGCGKTAGSEAKDKKIKVGIRSSELRTWEFIKEKAKKEGLDLELVTFNASVDPNQVLAEGDIDVNAFQHIAYLTSFNEKNGTDIVPIGTTIIAPLGLYSKKYKSLDEIPKNAKIAVPNDATNWGRALLLLQEAKLIKVVDNFDGNGGVDKIKENPKNIEIVPVDGAATPRVMDDVDASIINNGVAVEAGLYLKDAIIHESATAKPYINVIAARKEDADRPELKKLVKIYQTDEVANFIKKTYKGNYIPTFIPLEELKTFKDAYKN
- a CDS encoding LLM class flavin-dependent oxidoreductase, whose translation is MKLAKKKQIKLAAYLIGTGMHIASWRHPDAQPTASIDVQHFIKLAQIAERGKFDMVFLPDSLAINEDSHPNILNRFDPVVLITAIATATSKIGLVATASTSYGEPYILARQFASVDHVSNGRVGWNVVTTGDATGATALNFSRTEHYKHDERYRRAEEFVDVVQGLWDSWEDDAFVFDKEKGVFFDPEKLHTLDYKGQYFSVRGPLNIARSKQGHPVIVQAGSSEPGQRLAARTAEVVFAHRDNIEKAKEFYKSLKSKLADYGRHPDELSILVGISPIVGETEEIAQQKFEELQKLVLPYQALKFLSGYMGNVDFTKYSLDTPVKEVELPEEINGIQSHYEDIKRIIDTEDLTVGELYSRLFIGAGRRDNFIGTPEKIADELEKWFTEEAADGFILQAPLYPRDLEDFVHHVVPILQERGLFRREYEGDTLRGHLGLPKPVNRYTLARQSKLAIQ